The following are encoded together in the Chaetodon auriga isolate fChaAug3 chromosome 6, fChaAug3.hap1, whole genome shotgun sequence genome:
- the LOC143321789 gene encoding uncharacterized protein LOC143321789, protein MDAYKRAAPHLLNELARLLSHHKWCEKGCIPHGIVNILNYSWQDLTAGASIQEQRCKEKSTFLKLDEARSRQVSPDEKREAGQRGSCAVEGVKPQVSSNPRVKKRKQSHHRAHNSATISLANSSNTCKHRGWIIQPKPPCCDEPQWISLCQWVVERLQVARNPEKLQTAYQDLEKPLMLRHYGEAKAKVKDGRVRRKAHPATLVDRLSQIPEVKQQDPAQQKLHYRIDDGSSFIYYPSGCMAVCQSHSGLPCGGFYTNVFSDDERPVILATITASGHALPSQQYGTRMVDSHVTVMVT, encoded by the exons ATGGATGCATACAAACGAGCAGCCCCTCACCTATTAAATGAATTGGCTCGTCTGCTCTCTCATCATAAGTGGTGTGAGAAGGGGTGTATTCCTCACGGGATTGTAAATATTCTGAATTACTCCTGGCAAGATCTGACTGCGGGGGCGAGTATTCAGGAACAGAGGTGCAAGGAAAAGTCCACATTTCTGAAGTTGGATGAAGCTCGATCCCGTCAGGTGTCCCCCGATGAAAAGAGGGAGGCAGGGCAGAGAGGCTCATGTGCTGTGGAGGGTGTAAAACCACAAGTTAGCTCAAACCCACGCGTCAAAAAGCGCAAACAAAGTCACCACAGAG CTCACAACTCTGCAACCATCAGTCTTGCCAATTCATCCAACACCTGTAAACATCGAG GATGGATCATCCAGCCAAAGCCGCCCTGCTGTGATGAGCCTCAGTGGATCAGTTTGTGTCAGTGGGTGGTGGAGCGACTCCAAGTGGCAAGAAATCCAGA AAAACTGCAAACAGCATATCAGGACCTGGAGAAGCCCCTCATGCTCCGTCACTATGGTGAGGCAAAGGCAAAAGTGAAGGACGggagagtgaggagaaaagcCCATCCTGCCACTCTAGTTGACAGGTTGTCCCAGATACCCGAAGTGAAGCAGCAGGATCCTGCACAGCAGAAACTACACTACAGGATCGACGACGGCTCCTCGTTCATATA CTACCCATCTGGGTGCATGGCTGTATGCCAGAGCCACTCAGGTCTGCCCTGTGGAGGCTTCTACACCAACGTGTTCAGTGACGACGAGCGACCCGTTATACTGGCCACTATCACAGCGTCTGGGCACG ctcttccaTCACAGCAGTATGGGACCAGGATGGTGGATTCACATGTGACCGTCATGGTAACATAA